CTTGCAGGCCGACCTCTTTGACCGCCGCTACCACGCCCTCGGCGATCACATCGCAGCGCATGATGCCGCCGAAGATATTGACCAATATGCCCTTCACATTGGGATCAGAGGTGATGATTTTGAACGCTTCGGTGACCTTTTCTTTGGTGGCGCCGCCGCCTACATCCAGAAAGTTGGCCGGTTCGGCGCCATAAAGCTTGATGATATCCATGGTCGCCATGGCAAGGCCTGCGCCGTTCACCATACAGCCAATCTCACCATCCAGAGCGATGTAATTGAGGTCGTATTTAGAAGCCTCAAGTTCTTTGGGGTCTTCTTCGGTGGTATCGCGCAACTCGCCGATATCCGCATGCCGGTAGACTGCGTTGCTGTCAAAACCCATTTTAGCGTCAAGGCATTTTAGATCGCCGCCATCGGTCACAATCAAAGGATTGATTTCAAGCATTTCCATGTCTTTATCGGTGAACATCTTATAAAGCGTACCCATTAGGCCAACGCATTGTTTGACCTGTTTGCCGCTAAGCCCCAACATGAAAGCGATGCGGCGGCCATGATAGGCCTGATAACCGGTTGCCGGATCAACTGCGAACGATAGGATTTTTTCCGGTGTTTCGGCGGCCACCTCTTCGAT
The nucleotide sequence above comes from Rhodobacteraceae bacterium Araon29. Encoded proteins:
- the sucC gene encoding ADP-forming succinate--CoA ligase subunit beta, whose product is MNIHEYQAKALLRSYGAPVSDGRVVLKAEDAKTAAGEMDGPLWVIKAQIHAGGRGKGTFKEADAGEKGGVRLAKSATEAAEEAKKMLGRTLVTHQTGPSGKQVNRIYIEDGAGIESELYLALLVDRQTSRISFVCSTEGGMDIEEVAAETPEKILSFAVDPATGYQAYHGRRIAFMLGLSGKQVKQCVGLMGTLYKMFTDKDMEMLEINPLIVTDGGDLKCLDAKMGFDSNAVYRHADIGELRDTTEEDPKELEASKYDLNYIALDGEIGCMVNGAGLAMATMDIIKLYGAEPANFLDVGGGATKEKVTEAFKIITSDPNVKGILVNIFGGIMRCDVIAEGVVAAVKEVGLQVPLVVRLEGTNVEKGKEIINTSGLDVIAADNLKDGAEKIVKAVKG